In a single window of the Gossypium hirsutum isolate 1008001.06 chromosome A13, Gossypium_hirsutum_v2.1, whole genome shotgun sequence genome:
- the LOC121212494 gene encoding uncharacterized protein has translation MKIALFTKNKHGYVDGTYLRVDLPTGLHPQWDCCNAIFLSWILNIVCQELSVGIVFASSACLVWKDLQEHYSKVDGSKIYYLHHTISSHTQGSICSYFNIRTILATFDYFAEGFFYFCCCSHGWTFAVDVCWGLVKNMLVFTTFTHISSIPILFVLTNLPIFPCSLLLLLWLYIMIHVYGMLTLVTPLFPQ, from the exons ATGAAAATTGctctttttaccaaaaataaacATGGATATGTTGATGGCACTTACTTACGAGTTGATCTTCCAACTGGTCTTCATCCTCAATGGGACTGTTGCAATGCTATTTTCCTCTCTTGGATCCTCAACATCGTTTGCCAAGAACTTtcagttggtattgtttttgctTCGAGTGCCTGCCTTGTGTGGAAGGATCTTCAAGAACACTATAGCAAAGTCGATGGGTCCAAAATTTATTATCTCCATCACACTATTTCTTCTCACACTCAAG GCTCCATCTGCTCCTACTTTAACATCAGAACAATATTAGCAACTTTTGACTATTTTGCAGAAGGATTCTTCTATTTCTGCTGCTGCTCACATGGCTG GACCTTTGCAGTGGACGTATGTTGGGGATTGGTAAAGAACATGCTGGTCTTTACTACTTTCACCCACATCAGCTCTATTCCAATTTTGTTCGTCCTCACAAATCTGCCAATATTTCCTTGCTCGCTATTACTTCTTTTATGGCTTTACATAATGATCCACGTGTATGGCATGCTCACTTTGGTCACACCTCTGTTTCCACaatga